The following are from one region of the Canis lupus familiaris isolate Mischka breed German Shepherd chromosome 30, alternate assembly UU_Cfam_GSD_1.0, whole genome shotgun sequence genome:
- the LOC111093333 gene encoding uncharacterized protein LOC111093333 isoform X14: protein MLRKANKSRFSYNSANAERQEESGCQDEMRKHSCQLPPKTRSQAPALKGEELKKGLTEAGEDRACTLCFKTIFRSCPHSHETGRCHGLAPGHMLYGFSSPETMTWSGNTSVMARISGAQFVYGIYNNLRCKKTYLTRIKSMLCINYLGLLSHHLITYMGVVSICNHRFLSSVPGGLAPIRNSQKGVTQTHLCPSLSSVQHSSHSKL from the exons GTTTTCATACAATTCTGCGAATGCTGAGAGACAAGAAGAGAGTGGGTGCCAGGATGAAATGAGGAAGCACTCCTGCCAGCTTCCACCAAAAACTAG aTCACAGGCTCCAGCTCTGAAAGGAGAGGAGTTAAAGAAGGGTCTCACAGAGGCTGGAGAGG ACCGTGCCTGTACACTGTGCTTTAAGACCATATTCAG GTCCTGTCCTCACAGTCACGAGACGGGCAGATGCCATGGTCTAGCTCCAGGACATATGCTGTATGGATTTTCTTCTCCAGAAACGATGACATGGTCAGGTAACACCTCTGTGATGGCAAGGATTTCTGGTGCACAGTTTGTCTATGGAATTTACAACAATCTTAGATGCAAAAAGACCTACCTGACAAGAATAAAATCAATGCTTTGTATAAATTATCTGGGTTTACTGAGCCATCACCTCATTACTTACATGGGTGTGGTTTCTATTTGTAATCATCGGTTCCTCTCATCAGTGCCTGGGGGCCTTGCCCCAATTAGGAATAGCCAGAAAGGAGTCACACAGACCCATCTCTGTCCCTCATTGTCATCTGTGCAACATTCTTCTCATTCTAAGCTGTGA